From the Maioricimonas rarisocia genome, one window contains:
- a CDS encoding nucleotidyl cyclase domain-containing protein, whose product MQHYRLWVAGMVNWLFLLFNIERIHEPLDLASFVYVLVTIGSVCLLVFRRLRDIPLAWTLLGTLLVYVLFKAALGYHVSPQAWPIMTVEAIAICITLFLATMIGRTADAFTESAAELVQIIRGREVPQLSDVEAEMQREIRRARRHERPLAMVTIQPQDASMTESLGRFVRELEDELARRYAMSGLAELLLNETKSNDIVAWDGKQFLLLLPETQSDQAAQMLERIRQRIATSLGLQVDTGLSAFPGEEITFNGLLERASDSTSSEPVRDSDAPSDLPLTAGART is encoded by the coding sequence ATGCAGCATTACCGACTGTGGGTCGCCGGAATGGTCAACTGGCTGTTCCTGCTGTTCAACATCGAACGGATCCACGAACCGCTCGATCTGGCGTCCTTCGTCTACGTGCTCGTCACGATCGGGAGCGTCTGCCTGCTGGTGTTCCGGCGGCTGCGCGACATTCCGCTCGCATGGACGCTGCTCGGCACACTGCTGGTGTACGTGCTGTTCAAGGCGGCACTCGGTTACCACGTCTCGCCTCAGGCGTGGCCGATCATGACCGTCGAAGCAATTGCCATCTGCATCACGCTGTTCCTGGCCACGATGATCGGGCGGACCGCTGACGCCTTCACCGAATCGGCTGCCGAACTCGTCCAGATCATTCGTGGACGCGAAGTTCCCCAGCTGAGCGACGTCGAAGCCGAAATGCAGCGTGAAATCCGTCGGGCTCGCCGTCACGAGCGCCCGCTGGCGATGGTGACCATCCAGCCGCAGGACGCCTCGATGACCGAGTCTCTGGGGCGGTTCGTGCGGGAGCTGGAGGACGAACTGGCCCGCCGCTATGCCATGAGCGGATTGGCGGAACTGCTGCTGAACGAAACCAAATCAAACGACATCGTCGCCTGGGACGGCAAGCAGTTTCTGCTGCTGCTGCCCGAGACGCAGTCGGATCAGGCCGCGCAGATGCTCGAGAGGATCCGGCAGCGGATTGCCACATCGCTCGGACTGCAGGTCGACACCGGCCTCTCCGCCTTTCCGGGTGAAGAAATCACCTTCAACGGTCTGCTGGAACGCGCGAGCGACAGCACCTCAAGCGAGCCGGTTCGCGATTCCGACGCGCCGTCCGACTTACCACTGACGGCAGGAGCCCGCACATGA
- a CDS encoding polysaccharide deacetylase family protein translates to MVAIVKNALVSLSRSPLVDRGLTWLEQRGDAEQNLLRVLMYHRVDDADARPHLYPGMISTSPAGFREQMQFLANSYQVVSLQQVMDAARSSQPLPPRSVLLTFDDAYVDFAQHAWPVMRELGLPVTLFVPTAYPDEPTRHFWWDRLYRSLCRTTLDHPVTLATGMTIPTDGGERYQLFRQLKEQIKTMPHADAMQLVDSIGESLGAADPETNSVLGWDELRTLQREGVTLAPHTRTHPMLNRIEPSEACREIEDSWNDLNRKLDEPVPPVVAYPAGGISEQVAAAAEEAGMVLGLTTRRGMNDLERADRFQLRRINVGGRTTLGVLRSQLLAQTRFLNTR, encoded by the coding sequence ATGGTCGCGATTGTGAAAAATGCCCTCGTGTCGTTGTCCCGTTCGCCACTGGTCGATCGGGGACTGACGTGGCTCGAACAACGTGGCGACGCTGAACAGAACCTGCTCCGCGTGCTGATGTATCACCGCGTCGACGATGCCGACGCCCGTCCGCACCTGTACCCGGGGATGATCAGCACATCGCCCGCCGGTTTTCGTGAGCAGATGCAGTTTCTGGCGAACTCGTATCAGGTCGTCTCGCTGCAGCAGGTGATGGACGCCGCCCGATCCTCGCAGCCGCTTCCGCCGCGATCGGTCCTGTTGACATTCGACGACGCATACGTCGATTTCGCACAGCATGCCTGGCCGGTGATGCGCGAACTCGGGCTGCCGGTCACACTGTTTGTACCGACGGCCTATCCGGACGAGCCGACGCGCCACTTCTGGTGGGATCGGCTGTACCGCAGCCTCTGCCGCACGACGCTCGACCACCCGGTGACCCTGGCAACCGGCATGACCATCCCGACGGATGGTGGCGAACGTTACCAGCTCTTCCGGCAGCTCAAGGAACAGATCAAGACGATGCCTCATGCCGACGCGATGCAGCTGGTCGACTCGATCGGTGAATCGCTCGGTGCCGCCGATCCCGAGACGAACAGTGTCCTCGGCTGGGATGAGCTCCGAACGCTGCAGCGGGAAGGCGTGACACTCGCACCGCACACGCGGACGCATCCGATGCTGAACCGGATCGAGCCCTCAGAGGCCTGCCGCGAAATCGAAGATTCCTGGAATGACCTGAATCGCAAGCTGGACGAGCCGGTGCCCCCCGTCGTCGCATATCCGGCCGGCGGGATCAGCGAGCAGGTCGCAGCAGCCGCGGAAGAAGCCGGAATGGTCCTGGGCCTGACGACGCGTCGCGGCATGAACGATCTCGAGCGGGCGGATCGATTCCAGCTCCGACGGATTAACGTCGGCGGGCGGACAACGCTGGGAGTTCTCCGTTCACAACTGCTCGCGCAGACCCGCTTTCTGAATACGCGCTAG
- a CDS encoding carboxylate--amine ligase: protein MISAGTGMETTTLVDRADCVSVPGHAASSGSVASQCLSPRRGEVLLLGDDTRTMLPVIRSLGRKGVAVDAAWVSDRSPIRSSRYLRTVHELPRLDEGPECWVPALEALVHCSSYELVIPVTEPALFALQEQRHRLETGVRLGMIDSDVFIATSDKGMMQRIAERAGIPTPRSWSVDSMAQLDAALAQQNGPVVVKPTCSIAIDDSPLKHFVQIFDDRSECRFAARTMLDRFESIVLQEYVAGRGCGVEFLARNGEMLVTFQHRRLHETSGHGSTYREGQVPSPELANATQRLLRAVNYTGVGMCEFRVDDETGRWVFVELNPRFWGSLPLAAASGVDFPWYLYQLLTEGRTDFDCQPRSGLRSRNLSADLRWMWRALIRRGTGASAVHEQTCGWRLNEVSGGRLLCDAMRLLLWRDSIDSFARDDWRPFVRELLRLCQRRLPAIAQRTR from the coding sequence ATGATCTCTGCCGGGACGGGCATGGAAACGACGACGCTGGTGGACCGCGCGGACTGCGTGAGCGTCCCCGGTCACGCCGCGTCGTCGGGTTCTGTCGCGTCCCAGTGCCTGTCCCCGCGCCGCGGAGAGGTCCTGCTGCTGGGCGACGACACACGGACAATGCTTCCGGTCATCCGTTCGCTGGGTCGAAAAGGCGTCGCCGTCGACGCCGCCTGGGTCAGTGATCGCTCGCCGATCCGGTCGTCCCGGTACCTGCGGACCGTGCACGAGCTGCCCCGCCTGGACGAGGGGCCCGAGTGCTGGGTTCCCGCACTCGAAGCGCTGGTGCACTGCAGTTCCTATGAGCTGGTGATTCCGGTCACCGAACCTGCTCTGTTTGCGCTGCAGGAGCAGCGCCATCGTCTGGAGACAGGCGTCCGGCTGGGCATGATCGACTCGGACGTCTTCATCGCGACCAGCGACAAGGGCATGATGCAGCGAATTGCCGAGCGGGCCGGAATCCCGACGCCCAGATCGTGGAGCGTCGACAGCATGGCGCAACTCGATGCCGCGCTGGCGCAGCAGAACGGCCCCGTCGTCGTGAAGCCGACATGTTCGATCGCGATCGACGACAGCCCTCTGAAACACTTCGTCCAGATCTTCGACGACCGGTCCGAGTGCCGCTTCGCTGCCCGAACGATGCTCGATCGCTTCGAAAGCATTGTCCTCCAGGAGTACGTTGCCGGCCGCGGCTGCGGTGTGGAATTCCTTGCCCGCAACGGCGAAATGCTGGTGACGTTTCAGCATCGGCGACTGCACGAGACAAGCGGGCACGGCAGCACCTACCGGGAGGGCCAGGTTCCTTCCCCCGAGTTGGCCAACGCCACGCAACGACTGTTGCGGGCCGTGAACTACACCGGCGTGGGAATGTGCGAGTTCCGGGTCGACGACGAGACCGGACGTTGGGTTTTTGTCGAACTGAACCCCCGCTTCTGGGGCTCACTCCCCCTCGCGGCCGCCTCCGGTGTCGACTTTCCCTGGTATCTGTACCAGTTGCTCACCGAGGGGCGGACCGACTTCGACTGCCAGCCCCGCAGCGGCCTCCGCAGCCGGAACCTTTCGGCTGATCTGCGGTGGATGTGGAGGGCCCTGATTCGCCGCGGCACCGGTGCCTCCGCGGTGCATGAGCAGACCTGCGGCTGGAGACTGAACGAGGTGTCGGGCGGTCGGCTGCTTTGCGACGCGATGCGACTTCTGCTCTGGCGGGACTCGATCGACTCGTTTGCACGAGATGACTGGCGTCCCTTTGTCCGGGAACTGCTGCGGCTCTGCCAGCGACGCCTCCCCGCGATTGCGCAGCGGACACGCTGA
- a CDS encoding glycosyltransferase → MTATSTPLVDTSGCASTAGSMRRQVRGSVLLLAGRGCSILLNLATQVVIVRSLSKTDYGALAYALSIVEMAALAAAFSMDKTFARFGAMYHERREFARLSGAFAFACLWPFLIGSAFIGTLLLAGGPISGWLDLDPTALSMLLLLAWLVPVNAFASVVLSLLTVLRGARSVFFRKHLFGPTLKLIVVASVVTLGGSPVQIAGGLLAVGLCGLLVDGWMAGRLLHEEGLLARLGTRRPEIPAREFLAFGLPMLSSDAAFLARGTLIVVFLGWLGTAEATASFRAVLPVVRLNELVIINFSVMFTAVASRLFARDATGELAALYRNSSLWIMTLSFPVFAGCVALARPVTVTMFGGAYADAATLLVILATGYFIQASYGFNGRLLKIMGLVRETVLIDVLATVVTLTLAWLAIPRFGAVGAAASVSLGIALHCVLKAVSLRLLTDIRIQRDRGSRATFVTTLVAAGLATVALVTGPGWLTGSLLAIGSSVIVLLVCRTSLETETIFPELTRNPLFRRWLASPTAEGHDMTDSTPAGADDTQTASPSGLRIAYMMSRFPKITETFILREMVEMQRLGGTVEVFPLRRERTKVIHPEAAPFVERAHFTPMMSASILAANVRRFVKSPVRYVQTLSTLVRVNWGSRRYLTGAILFFPKAVRLAERMQQEKIDHLHAHFASHPAAVAWVIHQLTGIPYSFTAHGSDLHRDRHMLAEKVRDAAAVVTISDYNRRLIIDECGPDSADQVHVIHCGIDPHEFAPRTEPTEFERGDGPFQIVCVGTLHEVKGQRYLLEACARLAEQGKPVLCHLVGDGPDQAMLESLTNELGISESVRIHGRRTGPEIRALLQQVDLLVAPSVPTRNGRREGIPVVLMEAMGCNVAVIGSDLSGIPELVRHELTGLLTPPRDSEAIAEAVARLRDDDTLRTTLADAGRELVLREFNLSRNTLKLKHLIESLRDGAQRTVDSSVSSSDPYPQEEPACLC, encoded by the coding sequence GTGACCGCCACGAGCACTCCACTGGTTGACACTTCGGGCTGCGCGTCGACCGCCGGCAGCATGCGCCGGCAGGTCCGCGGATCGGTTCTGCTGCTGGCCGGACGGGGTTGCTCGATTCTGCTCAATCTGGCCACGCAGGTTGTCATCGTCCGTTCGTTGTCGAAGACCGACTACGGGGCGCTGGCCTACGCCTTGTCGATCGTCGAGATGGCAGCGTTGGCCGCCGCCTTCAGCATGGACAAGACGTTCGCCCGCTTCGGAGCGATGTATCACGAACGGCGTGAGTTTGCCCGGCTGAGTGGAGCATTCGCCTTTGCCTGCCTGTGGCCGTTTCTCATCGGTTCGGCGTTTATCGGCACGCTGCTGCTGGCCGGCGGACCGATCTCCGGTTGGCTGGATCTCGACCCGACTGCTCTCTCGATGCTGCTGCTGCTTGCGTGGCTCGTACCGGTCAACGCATTTGCCAGCGTGGTGCTGTCGCTGCTGACGGTCCTTCGTGGTGCGCGGTCGGTCTTCTTCCGGAAGCATCTGTTCGGGCCGACCCTGAAACTGATCGTTGTCGCCAGCGTCGTGACACTGGGAGGCTCGCCCGTTCAGATCGCCGGGGGACTGCTGGCCGTCGGTCTGTGTGGCCTGCTGGTGGACGGCTGGATGGCCGGGCGACTGCTGCACGAGGAAGGACTGCTGGCGCGGCTGGGGACGAGACGGCCGGAGATTCCCGCACGGGAGTTTCTCGCATTCGGGCTGCCGATGCTCAGCTCCGACGCCGCTTTCCTGGCGCGGGGGACACTGATCGTCGTCTTTCTCGGCTGGCTGGGAACGGCGGAAGCGACCGCTTCCTTTCGGGCCGTACTTCCGGTCGTCCGACTCAACGAACTGGTGATCATCAACTTTTCGGTGATGTTTACGGCCGTTGCATCCCGGTTGTTCGCGCGCGATGCCACCGGCGAACTGGCAGCGCTGTACCGCAACAGCAGCCTGTGGATCATGACGCTCAGTTTCCCGGTGTTTGCCGGCTGCGTCGCGCTGGCCCGGCCGGTGACCGTGACCATGTTCGGCGGCGCCTATGCGGACGCGGCAACACTGCTGGTCATCCTGGCGACCGGCTATTTCATTCAGGCGAGTTACGGATTCAACGGTCGGCTGCTCAAGATTATGGGGCTGGTGCGGGAGACGGTGCTGATCGACGTACTGGCGACGGTCGTCACTCTGACGCTGGCGTGGCTGGCGATCCCGCGGTTTGGCGCGGTCGGGGCGGCTGCGAGTGTGTCGCTGGGCATCGCACTTCACTGCGTGCTGAAAGCGGTCTCACTGCGACTGCTGACCGACATCCGCATCCAGCGGGACCGTGGCTCCCGGGCGACGTTCGTGACGACGCTGGTCGCAGCCGGACTGGCGACGGTCGCTCTTGTGACCGGGCCAGGGTGGCTGACGGGAAGCCTCCTGGCCATTGGCAGTTCGGTGATCGTGCTGCTCGTCTGTCGAACCTCGCTGGAGACCGAAACGATCTTTCCAGAGCTGACGCGGAATCCGCTGTTCCGTCGCTGGCTCGCCTCACCGACCGCAGAGGGCCACGACATGACAGACTCGACTCCTGCCGGCGCAGACGACACGCAGACCGCGTCTCCTTCCGGTCTCCGCATCGCCTACATGATGTCCCGCTTCCCCAAGATCACTGAGACGTTCATCCTGCGCGAGATGGTGGAAATGCAGCGCCTCGGCGGGACGGTCGAAGTGTTCCCGCTCCGGCGCGAACGGACAAAGGTGATCCACCCGGAAGCGGCTCCGTTCGTCGAACGGGCCCACTTCACGCCGATGATGTCTGCCAGCATCCTCGCGGCGAACGTACGCCGGTTCGTGAAGTCACCCGTCCGCTACGTGCAGACACTGTCCACGCTGGTACGCGTCAACTGGGGCAGCCGCCGCTACCTCACAGGGGCGATCCTGTTCTTCCCGAAGGCCGTACGCCTCGCGGAGCGGATGCAGCAGGAGAAGATCGATCACCTGCACGCCCACTTTGCCAGTCATCCGGCGGCGGTCGCGTGGGTGATCCATCAGCTGACCGGCATCCCGTACAGCTTTACGGCTCACGGTTCCGACCTGCATCGCGACCGGCACATGCTGGCCGAAAAGGTGCGCGATGCAGCCGCCGTCGTGACGATCTCCGACTACAACCGACGGTTGATCATCGACGAATGCGGACCCGACTCCGCCGATCAGGTTCACGTCATCCACTGCGGCATCGACCCACACGAGTTCGCTCCACGGACGGAACCCACGGAGTTCGAGCGGGGTGACGGACCGTTCCAGATCGTCTGCGTCGGCACTCTGCATGAAGTCAAAGGGCAACGGTATCTGCTCGAAGCCTGCGCCCGACTCGCCGAGCAGGGGAAACCGGTCCTCTGTCATCTGGTGGGGGACGGTCCCGATCAGGCAATGCTCGAGTCGCTGACGAATGAGCTGGGAATCAGCGAGTCGGTCCGTATCCATGGCCGCCGAACCGGCCCGGAGATCCGTGCGCTGCTCCAGCAGGTCGATCTGCTGGTCGCTCCGAGCGTTCCGACACGAAACGGCCGCAGGGAAGGCATCCCCGTCGTGCTGATGGAAGCGATGGGCTGCAACGTGGCGGTGATCGGAAGCGACCTGTCCGGCATTCCCGAACTGGTCCGGCACGAACTGACCGGTCTGCTGACGCCTCCCCGTGACTCCGAAGCCATTGCCGAAGCGGTCGCCCGCCTGCGTGACGATGACACGCTGCGGACGACTCTGGCTGACGCCGGGCGAGAGCTGGTGCTGCGGGAGTTCAACCTCTCGCGGAACACACTGAAACTGAAACATCTGATCGAGTCCCTTCGGGACGGTGCTCAGCGGACGGTGGACTCTTCCGTGTCGTCCTCCGATCCATACCCGCAGGAGGAACCGGCATGTCTGTGCTAG
- a CDS encoding sugar transferase — MSTTTEQAAASRRSGLKPSATAAGLRDHRLSRPYYDAAKRVMDLVLCMMLLPFVLPVIAVCAAAIWLEDPGPVFFMQNRTGRFGRRFRMYKLRTMVTNAEELKEQLRHLNELTWPDFKLTNDPRVLKVGAFLRKTSLDELPQIFNVIRGEMSLVGPRPTSFSSDTYTLWHTERLEVLPGITGLWQVSGRSDVDFDDRLRLDIEYIRRRSLWFDIKLLVRTVLAVIRPKGAY; from the coding sequence ATGTCCACCACAACCGAACAGGCGGCCGCATCACGCCGTTCCGGACTGAAACCGTCCGCAACTGCGGCAGGACTGCGCGACCATCGTCTCTCCCGCCCGTACTACGACGCGGCCAAGAGGGTGATGGATCTCGTGCTGTGCATGATGCTGCTGCCATTCGTGCTACCGGTGATCGCGGTCTGCGCCGCGGCGATCTGGCTCGAAGACCCGGGCCCGGTCTTCTTCATGCAGAACCGGACGGGTCGCTTCGGTCGGCGCTTCCGCATGTACAAGCTGCGAACGATGGTGACCAACGCCGAAGAACTGAAGGAGCAGTTGCGGCACCTGAACGAACTGACCTGGCCCGACTTTAAACTCACGAATGATCCGCGCGTGCTGAAGGTCGGCGCGTTCCTGAGGAAGACGAGCCTCGACGAGCTGCCCCAGATCTTCAACGTGATCCGGGGAGAGATGAGTCTGGTCGGCCCCCGCCCCACCTCATTCTCGTCCGATACCTACACGCTCTGGCACACCGAACGACTCGAGGTGCTGCCGGGCATCACCGGACTCTGGCAGGTCAGCGGTCGCAGCGACGTCGACTTCGACGATCGCCTGCGTCTGGACATCGAATACATCCGTCGCCGCAGCCTGTGGTTCGACATCAAGCTTCTGGTCCGAACCGTCCTGGCCGTCATCCGTCCCAAGGGAGCCTACTGA
- a CDS encoding glycosyltransferase family 2 protein translates to MSVLEGIFWGATGIVVYAYLGYPLLILLRGMVWRRPVRKEPITPSVSLIICCHNEEQGIEAKLQNVLALDYPADRLQVVVASDGSTDATEEIVSRYVGPQLELLRLPRSGKAAALNAAVAKATGEILVFSDANSQYREDAIRNIVRSFADPAVGGVAGNQVYRKSYDSGSAAAGEQSYWSFDRWMKILQSRSGNTISATGAIYAIRGSLFMPVPEGVTDDFVTSTRVIAQRRRLVFDPEAICYEPVAGAARAEFNRKTRVITRGLRGVIEMRELLNPFRHGFYALQLLSHKVLRRLVVIPLLVLAVVSPLLWNHGLIYQIATVGQGLVYSLAAIGVVLVRTGQRVPKAMSVPLFFCMVNTAVLVAVWNILRGRRITVWNPHRGTEAGDPPNSSGHSASLPLQETNLAR, encoded by the coding sequence ATGTCTGTGCTAGAGGGAATCTTCTGGGGTGCGACCGGCATCGTGGTGTATGCCTACCTGGGGTACCCGCTGCTGATCCTGCTGCGCGGCATGGTCTGGCGTCGTCCGGTACGGAAGGAGCCGATCACTCCTTCGGTCAGCCTGATCATCTGCTGCCACAACGAAGAACAGGGGATCGAGGCGAAACTGCAGAACGTGCTCGCCCTGGATTATCCGGCCGATCGATTGCAGGTGGTTGTCGCTTCCGACGGATCGACCGACGCGACCGAAGAGATCGTCAGCCGCTACGTCGGGCCGCAGCTCGAACTGCTTCGGCTGCCCCGCAGTGGCAAGGCGGCGGCTCTCAATGCCGCGGTCGCCAAAGCGACGGGAGAGATCCTCGTCTTTTCCGATGCCAACAGCCAGTACCGCGAGGATGCGATCCGGAACATCGTCCGGTCATTCGCCGACCCGGCTGTCGGTGGCGTCGCCGGCAACCAGGTCTACCGCAAGTCGTACGATTCGGGCTCGGCCGCCGCCGGCGAGCAGAGCTACTGGAGTTTCGATCGCTGGATGAAGATCCTGCAGAGCCGTTCGGGAAACACGATCTCGGCTACCGGCGCGATCTACGCCATCCGCGGCAGTCTGTTCATGCCAGTCCCGGAGGGAGTGACCGACGACTTCGTCACGTCGACGCGCGTCATCGCCCAGCGGCGCCGACTCGTCTTCGACCCCGAGGCGATCTGCTATGAGCCGGTTGCGGGCGCGGCCCGGGCCGAATTCAATCGCAAAACGCGCGTGATCACCCGCGGATTGCGGGGTGTGATCGAGATGCGCGAACTGCTCAATCCGTTTCGCCACGGCTTCTATGCTTTGCAGCTGCTTTCCCACAAGGTGTTGCGGCGGCTCGTGGTGATCCCGCTGCTGGTGCTGGCAGTCGTTTCTCCGTTGCTCTGGAACCACGGTCTCATCTACCAGATTGCGACCGTCGGTCAGGGGCTGGTGTACAGTCTGGCCGCGATCGGCGTGGTGCTCGTCCGGACGGGCCAACGCGTCCCGAAAGCGATGTCGGTCCCGCTCTTCTTCTGCATGGTCAACACGGCCGTGCTGGTCGCCGTCTGGAACATCCTGCGTGGTCGACGGATCACGGTCTGGAACCCGCACCGGGGGACCGAGGCTGGCGATCCGCCGAACAGCTCCGGTCATTCGGCGTCATTGCCACTGCAGGAAACGAACCTCGCCCGATGA
- a CDS encoding polysaccharide biosynthesis/export family protein yields MDAIGPTRSHVVWILLVLLPGCYAPLHSPGIPATHLPDQYRMPMRTAGAPLNYSSLVAPTPPAYLLGTGDVLEITAPDLMQRGDTRPFQVQVLETGEIHLPRVGPVVVGGHSLAEAQVRINRAIGAGYLEDPAVTVTLVQKGVVNVLVLGAVNQPGVHALPRFENDIAHALAAAGGFSERAGDVIEVHRRGAETCPLPAASPEFTGNTAPPETIQTVSFETAGAEPVWTPEMARAAPAAVGPYQSYRGRSGPVEPPTSAPQPTHRPAPIAQASHTQTAAAQPFVADEIVSADELFTEETSLPGMALGPVERISLRGMTPLLAPEQAILHAGDVIVVPERKDSVFYVVGPLSETNRVRFTVGDRDREIGNGFLLPDDREIDVVTAVAMAGYIDPIYSPTTVTVHRIQPNGMPLLVHVDLIRARTDPRETVLVQPGDIIYLNPDNWWYGRRLFDRTVDRALGTAVGRWLTN; encoded by the coding sequence GTGGATGCGATCGGGCCCACGCGCAGCCACGTGGTGTGGATTCTGCTCGTGCTGCTCCCGGGCTGTTACGCGCCGCTGCATTCCCCCGGCATCCCCGCCACACATCTGCCCGACCAGTACCGGATGCCCATGCGGACGGCCGGGGCACCGCTCAACTATTCGTCGCTCGTGGCCCCGACTCCGCCTGCGTACCTCCTGGGGACCGGTGACGTTCTCGAGATCACTGCTCCCGATCTGATGCAGCGGGGGGACACCCGCCCGTTCCAGGTGCAGGTGCTCGAGACCGGAGAGATCCATCTGCCGCGTGTCGGCCCGGTTGTCGTCGGCGGCCACTCGCTCGCGGAAGCGCAGGTCCGGATCAACCGCGCCATCGGTGCCGGGTATCTTGAAGATCCGGCCGTAACGGTGACCCTCGTGCAGAAAGGGGTCGTCAACGTGCTGGTTCTCGGCGCGGTCAATCAGCCGGGCGTCCACGCCCTGCCCCGTTTCGAAAACGACATTGCTCACGCGCTTGCTGCCGCTGGAGGCTTCTCCGAACGTGCCGGTGACGTGATTGAAGTCCATCGGCGTGGAGCAGAGACGTGCCCGTTGCCGGCGGCGAGTCCCGAATTTACCGGCAACACTGCCCCGCCCGAAACGATTCAGACGGTTTCGTTCGAGACCGCCGGTGCGGAGCCAGTCTGGACGCCCGAGATGGCGCGAGCGGCACCGGCTGCAGTTGGCCCGTACCAGTCGTACCGGGGCCGTTCCGGTCCTGTTGAGCCTCCCACGTCAGCACCGCAGCCGACGCACAGGCCCGCGCCGATCGCGCAGGCCAGTCACACTCAGACGGCCGCCGCCCAGCCCTTCGTGGCTGATGAGATCGTGTCGGCCGACGAACTCTTCACCGAGGAGACGAGCCTGCCTGGCATGGCGCTGGGACCGGTGGAGCGAATTTCGCTGCGAGGCATGACACCGCTGCTCGCGCCCGAACAGGCGATTCTGCACGCAGGAGACGTAATCGTCGTTCCGGAGCGAAAGGACAGCGTCTTCTATGTCGTCGGCCCGTTGAGCGAAACGAACCGCGTCCGGTTCACCGTCGGTGACCGCGATCGGGAGATCGGCAACGGGTTCCTGCTTCCGGACGACCGCGAAATCGACGTCGTGACGGCCGTTGCGATGGCCGGCTACATCGACCCGATCTATTCACCGACCACAGTGACGGTGCATCGCATCCAGCCGAACGGCATGCCCCTGCTGGTTCACGTGGACCTTATCCGGGCCCGCACCGATCCCCGTGAAACGGTTCTGGTGCAGCCGGGAGACATCATCTACCTGAATCCGGACAACTGGTGGTACGGTCGCCGGCTGTTCGACCGCACGGTCGACCGGGCTCTGGGCACGGCCGTGGGCCGCTGGCTGACCAACTGA
- a CDS encoding GumC family protein — translation MTDHHSTSSRLVDVVDVRTILSHWRTILCATGVAVALGAAYLTVAERIYEAEVRVVVQNLGLGLDGKGATKTYDKEFLSTQAEVIRSPLTIGRALELVPPATPPEPDDDPVEDVLDELRVIPLAATDIVRVTFRHNDPQQATRRLESILASYQEHLRDVEQTTASESVELVARRESELSEQLDNMQTQLAAVRAGYSLGGAGTDVRQREDAVLRDLTDQWAAARARRIQLESVADSAESERGVSVPEAAVDSSLYREMLQVSGELREARAALEESKRILGPKHRERIALEQRIASLEQELESVREQVRIDAGRQLAAVRSQEQALQTLIAEERTRLQELETGLLEEQQLLTEIERVGELHASTLATRESLELADRALARGRASVFVQVLDDYVVPQEPIWPLPGPLLVVCGALGMLLSLTWVVIRETDLLSSLRWPLESAPHESSADDAPELDILRDARALHRTVMNGTDAPGSTTAVTGAHS, via the coding sequence ATGACCGACCATCATTCAACGTCGTCCCGACTCGTCGATGTTGTCGACGTGCGGACCATACTCAGCCACTGGCGAACGATCCTCTGCGCCACGGGCGTGGCCGTAGCCCTGGGCGCTGCCTATCTGACCGTGGCCGAGAGGATCTACGAGGCGGAAGTCCGCGTCGTCGTTCAGAACCTCGGGCTCGGCCTCGATGGCAAAGGGGCGACGAAGACGTACGACAAGGAATTCCTGTCGACGCAGGCCGAAGTGATCCGCAGTCCGTTGACGATCGGCCGGGCTCTGGAACTCGTTCCCCCCGCCACTCCGCCGGAACCGGATGACGATCCCGTCGAAGACGTGCTCGACGAGCTGCGGGTCATTCCGCTGGCCGCCACGGACATCGTGCGGGTGACGTTTCGGCACAACGACCCGCAGCAGGCCACGCGACGTCTCGAATCGATTCTCGCGAGCTATCAGGAGCACCTGCGGGACGTCGAACAGACGACCGCTTCCGAATCGGTCGAACTGGTGGCCCGGCGCGAGTCCGAACTGAGCGAGCAACTGGACAACATGCAGACGCAGCTGGCCGCCGTGCGTGCCGGCTACTCGCTGGGGGGAGCCGGCACCGACGTCAGACAACGGGAAGATGCCGTGCTGCGGGATCTGACTGACCAGTGGGCGGCGGCCAGGGCGCGACGCATTCAGCTCGAGTCGGTCGCGGACAGTGCAGAAAGCGAACGCGGCGTCTCTGTTCCGGAAGCGGCCGTCGACAGTTCTCTGTATCGCGAGATGCTTCAGGTCAGCGGCGAACTGCGGGAAGCACGCGCTGCGCTGGAAGAGTCGAAGAGAATTCTCGGCCCCAAGCACCGGGAGCGGATTGCCCTCGAACAGCGAATCGCCAGCCTCGAGCAGGAGCTGGAGTCTGTCCGCGAGCAGGTGCGGATCGACGCCGGGCGGCAACTTGCAGCCGTCCGTTCGCAGGAACAGGCGCTTCAGACGCTGATTGCCGAGGAACGAACGCGGCTGCAGGAACTCGAAACGGGGCTGCTCGAAGAGCAGCAGTTGCTGACCGAGATCGAGCGGGTAGGAGAACTGCACGCCTCGACGCTGGCAACGCGCGAGTCGCTGGAACTTGCCGACCGGGCCCTGGCCAGAGGCCGGGCGTCCGTGTTCGTGCAGGTGCTGGACGATTACGTCGTTCCGCAGGAGCCGATCTGGCCACTTCCCGGACCGTTGCTCGTCGTGTGCGGGGCTCTGGGAATGCTGCTGAGCCTGACCTGGGTCGTCATCCGGGAGACCGACCTGCTGAGCTCGCTGCGGTGGCCGCTGGAATCTGCCCCCCACGAATCCAGTGCCGACGACGCACCCGAACTGGACATCCTGCGGGACGCACGGGCGTTGCACCGAACGGTTATGAATGGAACCGACGCACCGGGCAGTACAACAGCCGTGACCGGAGCGCATTCGTGA